Below is a genomic region from Fulvia fulva chromosome 5, complete sequence.
AACAGGGTGTTCTCGCAAAGATACCAGTGGGATTGTCCCACGAACTGGCTGAACTTATGGTTTTATCGAGTGCTAGCGATGAGCGAAGTAAAGCATTACATTGACCGAAGCATCGAACTCCAGCTGACTGTTAGCGTTACTTGCTATTATTGACTGATACTGTGGCAGGTCGACCGCATCACACAGCAGTGCTTATCCGACGCAAATCCGTCTTCCACCGATTCTCGGCACAACAAAGACTCGACGAGGAGCTGTGCACCCGCAGCGAAGCCTCGAGATTGCCAATTAAAGCCATTGCACCTCAGCAACAAGCTCTCTTTTCCGAGTAGCATTCTGCCGAACCACCCCACCCCGCAGGACGAGCTCGCCATTTGCCACTCAAGCTGTCTATAGCAAGTACCAACTCAACTCCAGCCTGCTCAGACACTCAAAGCTCTACAACGCCAAGACAGTTAGACATCCCAACCATGGCCCCATCAGCAACCGTCACACTCTCAGAGCCCAAATCCAACGCCAGCGTCGGCGCCCTCGGCCGCACAAAAGATGGCAGACCCCTCAAGATCCGCTCCTACCCCAAATTCATCTCCCTAGAAGAAGAGCGGCTGTACAGAAAACAACACCTTGCAGCCGCATACCGCGTCTTCGCCGATCGAGGGTATGACGAAGGCGTCGCTGGCCACATTTCCGTCCGCGACCCCATCTTGACCGATCACTTCTGGCTCAACCCGCTGAGTATGCACTTCTCCCAAATCAGCGTGAGCGACCTCATCCTCGTCAACGAAGAAGGCGAAGTCGTCATTGGCGATGAGCCCATCAACGCCGCTGCGTTCGCGATCCATTCGGAGATCCATAAGGCGAGGCCGGACGTCCATGCGGCGTGTCATGCGCATAGTGTGTATGGGAAGGCTTTCTCGGTTTTTGGGCGGGAGCTGGATATGATTACGCAGGATAGTCTGCGATTCTATAAGGATCACGCGGTGTATCCGCAGTTTGGGGGCGTGGTGTTGGATCGGGAGGAGGGGAGGAGGATTGCGGAGCATTTGGGGGGTGGGAAGGCGATCATTTTGCAGAATCATGGGTTGTTGACGGTGGGGGAGACGGTGGATGCGGCGGCTTTTTGGTTTGTTAGTTTGGATAAGGTGAGTACGTCTGGAGCTCATGGGGGGTCCATTGCTGACGTGTCGGAATTTTGCAGACTTGCCATGCTCAGTTGCTTGTTGATGCTGCGGCTCAAGGCAGTGGGCATAAGAAGACTTTCATCCATGATGAGGAGGCTAGAGATAGCTATGATCAGGTTGGCAAGCCGGAGAAGGGCTGGCTTGCGTTTCAGCCGTATTATGATGATATTCTGGCGAAGACTAATGGTAGCTTCCTCAAATAGGTCCTGCAGAAAGCATCTAGACGGAGCGCGACGCGCCGTACTCTTCCTGCTCGCTGAAGACCTTGCCACGCAGCTACGCCCCCGTATGTTGAAGCTCAAACCTTTGCTGCGGCAACAAGGCGAGGCGTGCGGCGGCGATCCACGATTTTGTTTGTCGC
It encodes:
- a CDS encoding Decarboxylase NovR, with protein sequence MAPSATVTLSEPKSNASVGALGRTKDGRPLKIRSYPKFISLEEERLYRKQHLAAAYRVFADRGYDEGVAGHISVRDPILTDHFWLNPLSMHFSQISVSDLILVNEEGEVVIGDEPINAAAFAIHSEIHKARPDVHAACHAHSVYGKAFSVFGRELDMITQDSLRFYKDHAVYPQFGGVVLDREEGRRIAEHLGGGKAIILQNHGLLTVGETVDAAAFWFVSLDKTCHAQLLVDAAAQGSGHKKTFIHDEEARDSYDQVGKPEKGWLAFQPYYDDILAKTNGSFLK